The Paracoccus liaowanqingii genome window below encodes:
- the hydA gene encoding dihydropyrimidinase, whose amino-acid sequence MSTVIRGGTVVTADLSYQADVLIEGGRIAAIGTGLVGDEVLDAGGCLIMPGGIDPHTHLEMPFMGTYSADDFESGTRAALAGGTTMVVDFALPSPGQGLLDALQMWDNKSGRAHCDYSYHMAVTWWGSQVFDEMEAVVDRGITSFKHFMAYKGALMVNDDELFASFRRVGDLGGIAMVHAENGDVVAELSARLLAEGNTGPEAHAYSRPPAVEGEATNRAIMVAYMAGVPLYVVHVSCEDSHEAIRRARAAGKRVWGEPLIQHLTLDEGEYLHPDWDHAARRVMSPPFRDKSHQASLWAGLQSGSLSVVATDHCAFTTAQKRTGLGDFTKIPNGTGGLEDRMPMLWTHGVGTGRLTPNEFVAATSTNAAKILGMYPRKGAVLVGSDADLVVWDPEAEKTITAGAQQSAIDYNVFEGQTVKGLPRFTLTRGVVAVTEGVVDSREGHGEFVARAPRGQVNRALSAWKELTAPRPVQRSGIPASGV is encoded by the coding sequence ATGAGCACGGTCATCAGGGGCGGCACCGTCGTGACGGCGGATCTGAGCTATCAGGCGGATGTGCTGATCGAGGGCGGGCGGATCGCGGCCATCGGGACGGGGCTGGTGGGCGATGAGGTTCTGGATGCGGGCGGCTGCCTGATCATGCCGGGCGGGATCGATCCGCATACGCATCTGGAGATGCCCTTCATGGGCACCTATTCGGCGGATGATTTCGAAAGCGGCACGCGGGCGGCGCTGGCGGGCGGGACGACGATGGTGGTGGACTTCGCCCTGCCCTCGCCCGGGCAGGGGCTGCTGGATGCGCTGCAGATGTGGGACAACAAGTCGGGCCGCGCGCATTGCGATTACAGCTATCACATGGCGGTGACCTGGTGGGGAAGCCAAGTCTTTGACGAGATGGAGGCGGTGGTGGATCGCGGGATCACCAGCTTCAAGCATTTCATGGCCTACAAGGGCGCCCTGATGGTGAACGACGACGAACTGTTCGCCAGCTTCCGCCGGGTGGGCGATCTGGGCGGCATCGCCATGGTGCATGCCGAGAACGGCGATGTGGTGGCTGAATTGTCGGCGCGGCTGCTGGCCGAGGGGAACACTGGGCCCGAGGCGCATGCCTATTCGCGGCCCCCGGCCGTCGAGGGCGAGGCCACGAACCGCGCGATCATGGTGGCCTACATGGCCGGCGTGCCTCTGTATGTGGTCCATGTCAGCTGCGAGGACAGCCACGAGGCGATCCGGCGCGCGCGGGCAGCGGGCAAGCGGGTCTGGGGCGAGCCGCTGATCCAGCATCTGACGCTGGACGAGGGCGAATATCTGCACCCCGATTGGGATCATGCGGCGCGGCGCGTCATGTCGCCTCCGTTCCGCGACAAGTCGCATCAGGCCAGCCTGTGGGCCGGGCTGCAGTCGGGCAGCCTGTCGGTGGTGGCGACCGATCATTGCGCCTTCACCACCGCGCAAAAGCGCACCGGCCTGGGGGATTTCACCAAGATCCCCAATGGCACCGGAGGCTTGGAGGATCGCATGCCGATGCTGTGGACCCATGGGGTCGGCACGGGGCGGCTGACGCCGAACGAGTTCGTCGCGGCGACCTCGACCAATGCGGCCAAGATCCTGGGGATGTATCCCAGGAAGGGCGCGGTGCTGGTCGGATCGGATGCCGATCTGGTGGTCTGGGACCCTGAGGCGGAAAAGACCATCACCGCGGGTGCGCAGCAATCGGCCATCGATTACAACGTCTTCGAGGGGCAGACGGTGAAGGGCCTGCCGCGCTTCACCCTGACGCGCGGCGTCGTGGCGGTGACCGAGGGGGTGGTGGACAGCCGCGAGGGGCATGGCGAATTTGTGGCCCGCGCGCCCCGGGGCCAGGTGAACCGCGCCCTGTCGGCGTGGAAGGAGCTGACCGCGCCCCGCCCCGTCCAGCGGTCGGGCATTCCGGCCAGCGGCGTCTGA
- a CDS encoding ABC transporter ATP-binding protein, whose amino-acid sequence MAVIEASGVCLTFQTADGPVHALKDVDLSVAPGEFVSFIGPSGCGKTTFLRSIAALETPTGGTLRVNGMDPDAARRARAYGYVFQAPGLYPWRTISGNISLPLEIMGFSKAERAERIARVMDLVELSGFGAKFPWQLSGGMQQRASIARALAFDADILLMDEPFGALDEIVRDRLNEALLTLWRKTGKTIGFVTHSIPEAVYLSTKIVVMSPRPGRITRIIDSPLPPDRPLEIRETPEFIALAHEVREGLREGHGDA is encoded by the coding sequence ATGGCGGTGATCGAGGCCTCTGGCGTCTGCCTGACCTTCCAGACCGCCGACGGGCCGGTCCATGCGCTGAAGGATGTCGACCTGTCGGTGGCGCCCGGCGAATTCGTCAGCTTCATCGGACCCTCGGGCTGCGGCAAGACGACCTTCCTGCGGTCCATCGCGGCGCTGGAGACGCCGACCGGCGGCACCCTGCGCGTCAACGGCATGGACCCGGATGCGGCGCGGCGGGCGCGGGCCTACGGCTATGTCTTTCAGGCGCCGGGGCTTTATCCGTGGCGGACGATTTCGGGGAATATCTCGCTTCCCTTGGAGATCATGGGATTTTCCAAGGCTGAGCGGGCCGAGCGGATCGCCCGGGTCATGGACCTTGTCGAGCTGTCGGGCTTTGGCGCCAAGTTCCCGTGGCAGCTGTCGGGCGGCATGCAGCAGCGCGCCAGCATCGCCCGGGCCCTGGCTTTCGACGCCGACATCCTGCTGATGGACGAGCCCTTCGGCGCGCTGGACGAGATCGTGCGCGACCGGTTGAACGAGGCGTTGCTGACGCTGTGGCGCAAGACCGGCAAGACCATCGGTTTCGTGACGCACTCGATCCCCGAGGCGGTGTATCTGTCCACCAAGATCGTCGTCATGTCGCCGCGTCCGGGGCGGATCACCCGCATCATCGACAGCCCCCTGCCCCCGGACCGCCCGCTGGAGATCCGCGAGACGCCTGAATTCATCGCACTGGCCCATGAGGTCCGCGAGGGGCTGCGCGAGGGGCATGGCGATGCGTAG
- a CDS encoding ABC transporter permease, whose product MRRADLVPILTVLLVIVAVWYLGAIRMNATWERDQAARAGTEVTWSQLIPLTLTQDRPVLPAPHQVAVGLWEGVAGQAITSRRSLVWHAWVTLSATLAGFAIGTAAGILLAVGIVHSRSMDQSVMPWAVASQTVPILAIAPMVIVVMASAGVTGLLPKAIIAAWLSFFPVLVGMVKGLRTPDAMQMDLMRSWSAGRPQVLARLRLPSSLPYLFASLKVAIAAALVGTIVAELPSGATAGLGARLLSGSYYGQTVQIWSALFMAAILAGLLVALIGLIERRVLARMGLAA is encoded by the coding sequence ATGCGTAGAGCCGATCTGGTCCCGATCCTGACCGTGCTGCTGGTGATCGTGGCCGTCTGGTATCTGGGCGCGATCCGCATGAACGCGACATGGGAGCGGGATCAGGCCGCCCGCGCCGGGACGGAGGTGACGTGGTCGCAGCTGATCCCGCTGACCCTGACGCAGGACCGGCCCGTCCTGCCCGCGCCGCATCAGGTGGCGGTGGGGCTGTGGGAGGGGGTGGCGGGCCAGGCCATCACCTCGCGCCGGTCGCTGGTCTGGCATGCCTGGGTGACGCTGTCGGCGACGCTGGCGGGCTTTGCCATCGGCACGGCGGCGGGCATCCTGCTGGCGGTGGGGATCGTGCACAGCCGCAGCATGGACCAGTCCGTGATGCCCTGGGCCGTGGCCAGCCAGACCGTGCCCATCCTGGCCATCGCGCCCATGGTCATCGTGGTCATGGCCAGCGCGGGGGTCACGGGCCTGCTGCCCAAGGCGATCATCGCGGCCTGGCTGTCCTTCTTTCCGGTGCTGGTCGGCATGGTCAAGGGGCTGCGCACGCCCGATGCCATGCAGATGGACCTGATGCGATCCTGGAGCGCAGGGCGCCCGCAGGTGCTGGCGCGGCTGCGGCTGCCCTCGTCCCTGCCCTATCTGTTCGCCAGCCTCAAGGTCGCCATCGCCGCCGCCTTGGTGGGCACGATCGTGGCCGAGCTGCCCTCGGGCGCCACGGCGGGCCTGGGCGCGCGGCTGCTGTCGGGCAGCTATTACGGCCAGACCGTGCAGATCTGGTCGGCATTGTTCATGGCCGCGATCCTGGCGGGGCTGCTGGTCGCGCTGATCGGGCTGATCGAGCGCCGCGTGCTGGCCCGCATGGGGCTGGCGGCATGA
- a CDS encoding ABC transporter permease yields the protein MSALPIIGVWLGGWAVNIWLSRFDTRASRTLVAVIFGATIIALWEMIVRIYAIPTVILPAPSQIAASFAANGSILWTDFVQTILKGALTGWLIGAGAAILTAIAIDRSPFLQRGLLPIGNFVAALPIVGIAPILVMWFGFDWQSKAAVVVVMVFFPILVNMVAGLRATDAMQRDLMASWAAPYGASLWKLRLPAAMPFLFNGLKITTTLALIGAIVAEFFGSPTRGMGFRISTAVGRLDLPLVWAEIVVAALAGTLFYGLVAALEKKVTFWHPSQRR from the coding sequence ATGAGCGCGCTGCCCATCATCGGGGTCTGGCTGGGGGGCTGGGCTGTCAACATCTGGCTGTCGCGCTTCGACACGCGCGCCTCGCGGACGCTGGTGGCGGTGATCTTCGGGGCGACGATCATCGCCCTGTGGGAGATGATCGTGCGGATCTATGCCATCCCCACGGTGATCCTGCCCGCGCCCAGCCAGATCGCCGCCAGCTTCGCGGCCAACGGGTCGATCCTCTGGACGGATTTCGTGCAGACGATCCTGAAGGGCGCGCTGACCGGCTGGTTGATCGGCGCGGGTGCGGCGATCCTGACGGCCATCGCCATCGACCGCAGCCCCTTCCTGCAGCGCGGGCTGCTGCCCATCGGCAACTTCGTGGCCGCCCTGCCCATCGTCGGCATCGCGCCGATCCTGGTCATGTGGTTCGGCTTCGACTGGCAGTCGAAGGCCGCCGTGGTCGTGGTGATGGTGTTCTTTCCGATCCTCGTGAACATGGTCGCGGGGCTGCGCGCCACCGATGCGATGCAGCGCGACCTGATGGCCAGCTGGGCCGCACCCTATGGCGCGAGCCTGTGGAAGCTGCGGCTGCCCGCCGCGATGCCCTTCCTGTTCAACGGGCTCAAGATCACCACGACGCTGGCGCTGATCGGCGCCATCGTTGCCGAGTTCTTCGGCAGCCCGACGCGCGGCATGGGGTTTCGCATCTCGACCGCCGTGGGGCGGCTGGACCTGCCGCTGGTCTGGGCCGAGATTGTCGTGGCAGCCCTTGCGGGCACGCTGTTCTACGGACTTGTCGCGGCGCTCGAAAAGAAGGTGACATTCTGGCACCCCTCGCAGCGCCGCTAA
- a CDS encoding ABC transporter substrate-binding protein: protein MKRLMTGAAALALMAGAAQAGDLTLQLKWVTQAQFAGYYVALDQGFYEEEGVNLTILPGGPDIAPTQVLAGGGADVIVEWMPAALAAREKGLPLVNIAQPFKASGMMLTCLAETGITDPATDFAGKTLGVWFAGNEYPFLSWMNTLGLSTEGGEEGVTVLKQGFNVDPLLQKQAACISTMTYNEYWQVIDAGLTEDDLITFKYEDQGVATLEDGLYVLEGTLEDPEKVTDLVGFVRASMRGWQYAAENPEEAAEIVMENDETGAQTIEHQTRMMTEIAKLLEGSDGTLIEADYQRTVDILLAGGSDPVIEAAPEGAWVSTITDRAFD from the coding sequence ATGAAACGACTGATGACCGGGGCCGCGGCCCTTGCGCTGATGGCCGGGGCCGCGCAGGCGGGCGATCTGACGCTGCAGCTGAAATGGGTGACGCAGGCGCAGTTCGCGGGCTATTACGTCGCGCTGGACCAGGGGTTCTACGAGGAAGAGGGCGTCAACCTGACCATCCTGCCCGGCGGACCCGACATCGCGCCCACGCAGGTGCTGGCGGGGGGCGGTGCGGATGTGATCGTCGAATGGATGCCCGCCGCCCTGGCCGCGCGCGAGAAGGGCCTGCCGCTGGTCAACATCGCCCAGCCCTTCAAGGCCTCGGGCATGATGCTGACCTGCCTGGCCGAGACGGGCATCACCGACCCGGCGACCGATTTCGCGGGCAAGACCTTGGGCGTCTGGTTCGCGGGCAACGAATACCCGTTCCTGTCCTGGATGAACACGCTCGGCCTGTCGACCGAGGGCGGCGAGGAGGGCGTGACCGTCCTCAAGCAGGGCTTCAACGTCGATCCCCTGCTGCAGAAGCAGGCCGCCTGCATCAGCACCATGACCTATAACGAATACTGGCAGGTGATCGATGCGGGCCTGACCGAGGACGACCTGATCACCTTCAAGTACGAGGATCAGGGCGTGGCCACGCTGGAGGACGGGCTTTATGTGCTGGAAGGCACGCTGGAGGATCCCGAGAAGGTCACCGATCTGGTGGGCTTCGTGCGCGCCAGCATGCGCGGCTGGCAATACGCCGCCGAGAACCCCGAGGAGGCCGCCGAGATCGTCATGGAGAACGACGAGACCGGCGCCCAGACCATCGAGCATCAGACCCGCATGATGACCGAGATCGCCAAGCTGCTGGAAGGCTCGGACGGGACGCTGATCGAGGCCGATTACCAGCGCACGGTCGACATCCTGCTGGCGGGCGGGTCGGACCCGGTGATCGAGGCCGCGCCCGAGGGGGCGTGGGTGTCGACCATCACGGACCGCGCCTTCGACTGA